A genomic region of Larus michahellis chromosome 25, bLarMic1.1, whole genome shotgun sequence contains the following coding sequences:
- the NXNL1 gene encoding nucleoredoxin-like protein 1 encodes MAALFTGKVLTGNRERDEVETERELGLALENKVLLLYFGSGQCPRCRQFAPILKDFFLRLTDEFYVERASQLVLVYVSRDETEEQQSAFLRSMPKRWLAVPFGDAFKRDLELRFGVSEVPVVVVLRPDGEVIVGNAVDEIRRVGPACFRNWQEAAELVDRNFLLAEDFDELSRRSITDPFRRLKYKVEKTPEEKKKGRKEDGEESP; translated from the exons ATGGCCGCCCTCTTCACCGGGAAGGTCCTGACGGGCAACCGGGAGCGGGACGAGGTGGAGACGGAGCGGGAGCTGGGCCTGGCGCTGGAGAACAAGGTGCTGCTGCTCTATTTCGGGTCGGGGCAGTGCCCGCGGTGCCGGCAGTTCGCCCCCATCCTCAAGGATTTCTTCCTCCGTTTGACCGACGAGTTTTACGTGGAACGGGCATCGCAGCTGGTCCTGGTGTACGTGTCGCGGGACGAGACGGAGGAGCAGCAGAGCGCGTTCCTCAGGAGCATGCCGAAACGCTGGCTGGCCGTTCCCTTCGGGGACGCCTTCAAAAG GGACCTGGAGCTGCGCTTTGGCGTCTCCGAGGTgccggtggtggtggtgctgaGGCCCGACGGGGAGGTGATCGTCGGCAACGCCGTGGACGAGATCCGGCGCGTGGGACCCGCTTGCTTCCGAAACTGGCAGGAAGCCGCCGAGCTGGTGGACCGGAATTTTCTCTTGGCGGAGGATTTTGATGAGTTGAGCAGGAGGAGCATCACCGACCCCTTCCGCCGCCTCAAGTACAAGGTGGAGAAGACGccggaggagaagaaaaaggggaggaaagaggacgGTGAAGAGTCTCCTTAG